Below is a window of Actinomycetes bacterium DNA.
CTCGACCACCCCCACAGGGAGCCCCTGGGGGAAGACCCCGCCCTGGTAGCTCTGGGTGACGACGGTATCGCCCACCTTGACCTGGACGCCGGCCCGGACCGGCTCGAACCCGAGCGGCCCGCTGCCGCCCCCCCGGACGAGGCCGCGGGCCTTGGTCCGGGCCAGGCTCGCGGCCACCCCGCTGGTCGGGTCGACCAGCAGCAGGACGGTGGCGTAGTCGGCGGTCACGGCCACGACCCGGCCGACCAGGCCCTGGGCGTCGATCACGGCCATGTCGCGGGCGACGCCAAGCCTCGCGCCAGCGTCGATCGTCACCGACCACTGGAAGTTGGAGCCCGAGCGGGCCACCACGGTCGCCCCGACGGTCCGGCAGCCGCACCGCCTGGCCATGTTGAGCGCACCCCGGAGCCGCTCGTTCTCGGTGAGCAGGTCCTGGTAGGTGCGCTCCTGGGCCCGCAGCCGGTCGACCTCGGCCTTGAGGCGCCGGTTGTCGCCACGCAGGCCGCCGACCTCGGTGAGGCCGACGAAGAAGCCACCGACCGGGCGGGCCACGGCGCTCACCGCCCGCTGCGCGGGGCCGAACACGCCGACCGTCACCTGCCGCAGCCGGTCCACGGGCCCGCTGGCCGACTCGCGGAAGTCGACCGTGATCACCGTGACCGAGGCGAGCAGGAGCACGGCGAGGATGATGCGGGCGCGGCGCGGGCGATCGTGCAACGTCTGTCAGGAAGGCGGACGCCTCCCAGCCTCCAAAGCGAGCTAGCGGTCTGAGGACGCGATCAGGACCCGTTTCAACGACTCGAACTCCTCCACGCACTTGCCCGACCCGATCGCCACCGAGTGCAGTGGCTCGTCGGCCAGGTGGATCGGCATGCTGGTCTCGTGCTTCAGCCGCTCGTCCAGGCCCCGCAGCAGCGCGCCCCCGCCGGTGAGCACGATGCCCTTGTCCATCACGTCCGCGGCCAGCTCGGGCGGGGTGTGGTCGAGGGTGTTCTTGACCGCGTCGACGATCGCGTTGACCGGCTCCTCGATCGCCTTGCGGATCTCCTCGGCTCCGACCACGATCGTCTTGGGCAGGCCGGTGACGAGGTCGCGGCCGCGGATCTCGGTCTGCGGCTCCTCGGGCAGCGGGTAGGCCGAGCCGATGGTGATCTTGATCTCCTCGGCGGTGCGCTCCCCGAGCATCAGGGAGTACTCCTTCTTCACGTAGCTGATGATGGCCTCGTCCAGCTCGTCGCCTCCGATCCGGATCGACTGGCTGGTCACGATCCCGCCGAGGGAGATGACGGCGACCTCGGTGGTGCCACCGCCGATGTCGACCACCATGTTGCCGGTTGGCTCGTGCACGGGCAGGCCGACGCCGATTGCGGCCGCCATCGGCTCCTCGATGATGAACGCGCCCCTGGCCCCGGCCCGGATGGTGGAGTCGAACACCGCCCGCCGCTCGACCCCGGTGATGCCCGACGGGACGCAGACCACCACCCGCGGCTTGGCGAGGAACTGGCGCCGGTGCACCTTCTGCACGAAGTAGCGGAGCATCTTCTCGGTGGTGTCGAAGTCGGCGATGACGCCGTCGCGCAGGGGCCGGATCGCCACGATGTGCCCGGGAGTGCGGCCGATCATCGCCTTGGCGTCGGACCCCACGGCCAGGATCGCGTTGTTCTTGGTGTTGATGGCGACCACGGACGGCTCGTTGAGCACGATCCCCCGGCCCCGCACGTACACGAGCGTGTTGGCCGTCCCCAGGTCGACCGCCATGTCGCGGCCGAGGAAACGGAAGGCGTTCTGCAACGGAACCAGCTCCTTCGAGCGCATGCAGACCGAGTGCCGGGTGCGCCAGGGCACGCAGGAGGGCCGGAGACTCGCCGGGGACGCACCCGCGCGGCAGCCCGGCCCTGGAAACCTGGGCATCCTATACCAGCCTGTTGAACTTCCCGATAGCGGCGGGCGGTCCGATCCGCGAGTGCGACCGGCACGCCCAGCCCTGCCTACCCCGCGAGCTCCGGGAAGAACAGGGCCAGCTCGCGAGCTGCCGACGCGGGCGAGTCGGACCCGTGCACGAGATTCTCCCCGATCAGCAGGCCGTAGTCGCCCCGGATCGAGCCGGGCGGCGCGGCGACCGGGTTGGTCGGGCCCATCAGGGTGCGTACCGCGCTTACCGCCTCCGGCCCCTCCACGCAGATCGCGACCAGGGGGCCGCTGGTGATGAACGAGACCAGCTCGTCGAAGAACGGCTTGCCCTCGTGCTCGCCGTAGTGTTGCTTGGCGGTGGCCTCGTCCAGGGTGCGCAGGTCCATCGCGACCAGGCGGAAGCCCTTGCGTTCGAGCCGGCGGACCACCTCGCCGACCAGGCCGCGGGCGACGGCGTCGGGCTTGCACAGGACCAGGGTGCGTTCGTCGGGCATGGGGACCTCCGGTGGAGCGGCGGGCGGCAGCGGTCGGCGCGGTTGGCCTCGGCCTCACCGGGCGCAGC
It encodes the following:
- the ndk gene encoding nucleoside-diphosphate kinase, with protein sequence MPDERTLVLCKPDAVARGLVGEVVRRLERKGFRLVAMDLRTLDEATAKQHYGEHEGKPFFDELVSFITSGPLVAICVEGPEAVSAVRTLMGPTNPVAAPPGSIRGDYGLLIGENLVHGSDSPASAARELALFFPELAG
- a CDS encoding rod shape-determining protein; this translates as MQNAFRFLGRDMAVDLGTANTLVYVRGRGIVLNEPSVVAINTKNNAILAVGSDAKAMIGRTPGHIVAIRPLRDGVIADFDTTEKMLRYFVQKVHRRQFLAKPRVVVCVPSGITGVERRAVFDSTIRAGARGAFIIEEPMAAAIGVGLPVHEPTGNMVVDIGGGTTEVAVISLGGIVTSQSIRIGGDELDEAIISYVKKEYSLMLGERTAEEIKITIGSAYPLPEEPQTEIRGRDLVTGLPKTIVVGAEEIRKAIEEPVNAIVDAVKNTLDHTPPELAADVMDKGIVLTGGGALLRGLDERLKHETSMPIHLADEPLHSVAIGSGKCVEEFESLKRVLIASSDR
- the mreC gene encoding rod shape-determining protein MreC; translation: MHDRPRRARIILAVLLLASVTVITVDFRESASGPVDRLRQVTVGVFGPAQRAVSAVARPVGGFFVGLTEVGGLRGDNRRLKAEVDRLRAQERTYQDLLTENERLRGALNMARRCGCRTVGATVVARSGSNFQWSVTIDAGARLGVARDMAVIDAQGLVGRVVAVTADYATVLLLVDPTSGVAASLARTKARGLVRGGGSGPLGFEPVRAGVQVKVGDTVVTQSYQGGVFPQGLPVGVVERVGPASGGLVQSVAVRPYADVAALDVVAVVVAKPPVPAPPKGPGTAPPKGPRAVRTGIGR